The nucleotide window TTAGGGGAGCCTGGTAGCGCCGGGCCAGGGCCAGGAGTTTGGGCAGTTCCACCTCCAGGCCCCGCCGGTTCAGGAGGCCGGTGAGGGGATCGGTGAGGGCTAAGGTGCCCCACTCCACCTGGCGTAGCACCTGCCTTATCCGCTCCCCCAAGAGGGAGAGGAAGCCTGGGGGGATGGGCTCTTCCAAGGGGCCCTGCAGGTAGAGGTAGGCGGCATCCCCGCTTAAAGGAATGGTGAGGGCATGGGGGGTGCGTTCCCCCACCAGGCCCCGCCTGCCTCGCACCTCCAGGCCCACGGCCGTGGGGAGGAGGTGGCGGGTGGCCTCGAGGGCCCCCCTAAGAAGAGCCTCTGGGCTCAAGGTCTGGGTCACGCTGGGGGAAAGGCGGGCTAAGGCCTCCAGAAACCGGGTCCAACGCAATCCCTTCTCCTCCGTACGGCGCCATTCCAGATGGTTGGCGTAAAGGAGGCCCAACCCTCCCACCAGACCGCCGTAAAGGGCCAGGACCCGCGCTTCCCAAGGGGACGGGTCGTTTAACAAGGAAGCGGGCATCAGGAAGAGCCCCCCAAGGGCCAGGGCCTGCCCCAGGAAGGAGGCCTTCCCCGCTCGCTCCTCCAGCACCCCCAGGGCCAGGAGGAGGTAGCCCAAGGTCCAGAGCAGGTGTACGGGATGGCCCGTGGGGTATCCCCCGGTGGCTTCCAGGTAACCGTAGGCGGTGTCCGCCACCAAAAAGAGGAGGAAACCCGCCCCCCAAAGGGCCCGTCCTCCGATGCCCTCTTGGAAAATAGGTTCCAACCGCGGCAGGAGGAGGAGAAGGAGGAGGGCGTCCCAGACCATGTAGAGGCGGTCTATACTCAGTTCGGGCTGAAAGGCGGAGCCCATGCCTAAAAGCCCCAGGGGCAGGAGCCAAAGGCTCAGGCGGGGCGGTTTTCCCGGAAGCCAAAGGAGTCCCCAGGTCAGGGCGGCGTACCCTATAAGGTAGGGAAACTCCAGGTAGAGTCCTCGAGGCAGGCGGCTCAGGTCCTCAAGGGTCCAAGCCAGATCGCCCAGGCCCAAGAAGAAAAGCCCTAATCCAAAGGGTTTCTGCCGGTGCCCAAGGAGAATACCCCCGCCTATCAGGGCCACCAGGGGGGTTAAAAAGCGCTCGCTCCAAGGAGCGGTGGGAGGGAATAGGCCGAGGAATAGGATAAGGGTCAGGGACCCAAGCCAATACGCAACCACGCCCCAAGTTTAGCCCACCTTCTCTGGGGGTGCGTGGGTTTTGGCCAGGGCCTCGAGGGCCTCCCGTAGGGCCTCTATCCCTTTTAGGAACTCTTCCACCTCCACGTGCTCGTAGGGCGTGTGGTCCAAGGTGGAGTCCCCTGGCCCATAGGCCACCATGGGCACGTTCCAGTGGGGGGCCAGGACGTTCATGTCGCTGGTGCCGGTTTTGAGCTTGAAGACCGGCTTTCCCCCCGCCTTGCGGATCCCCTGCCTTAAGGCCCGGGTCAAGGGGGTATCCTTGGGACCCAGGTAGGGCACCTCCCGGCCGAAGAACTCCAGCTCAATGGTGGGGGGCGCGTAGGCGCTGAGGTGGCGGATGGCCTCCTCTGGGGGAAGCCTGGGGGGCAGGCGCAGGTCAAAGAACATCTCCGCCACCTGCTTGAGCTCTGCCGGCTGGATGCGGAAATCCCTTAGGGTGTACTGCACCTGGTCAAAGGCCTTTTGCCCCACGTTCATGGCCTCGGCCCAGGCCTTGATGGCCACAAAGTAGCTGATGAGCTCCTCGGCGGCGTTGGGCTCGTGGTGGGCGGAGTGGAAGTTATCCTTTTCCCGCCTTGCCCTTACCAGAAGCCTCCCCTTGTACCCCAAGGTGATGCCTTCCCAGCCCGAGGGCTCCCCGATGATGGCGTAGTGGGGCTTAAGCCTGGGAGCCACGAAGCGGGCGCCCTTGGAACTGGGGGCCTCCTCCTCCGTGGCGCCCACCAGGTGAACGGTAAGGTGCCTTTTCGCCTCCTCCGAAAGCCCAGCGGCGGCGAAAACCATGGCCACGAAGGGGCCCTTGGCGTCCACCGCCCCCCGGCCAAAAAGCTTGTTGCCCTCCAGCCTTACGGGCACCACCCCAGGTACGGTGTCGATGTGCCCCAGGAGGACCACCTGGGTGGGCCCATGCCCCACCTGGCCCCGGGCGTTGTCCGCCTCGTCCACGAAGGCCTTGAGCCCAAGCCGTTCCATGCCCTCCGCCAGGTACTCCGCCACCAGGCGCTCCTCGCCCGAGGGGGAGGGGATCTTGAGGGCCCCCATCAGGAACTCAACGGGATCCAAGCCGTTTGCGCTCATCTTAGGTTAGCGCAGCCCGCACCGCCTCCACTACCCGCTCCAGATCCGCCTTTTCAATGACCAAAGGGGGGAGGAAGCGGATCACCGTGGGGCCCGCCTGCAGGGTCAAAACCCGGTGCTCCTTTTCCAGGCGCTCAATGTACGGGGCGGCCTTTTCCTTGAGCTCGAGGCCCACCATGAGCCCAAGCCCCCGCACCTCGCGGATCTTGGGGGAGGGGATCTCCCTGAGCCTTTCCATGAACCACGGTCCAAGCTCCGCGGCCCGTTCCCAAAGCCGGGTGCGTTCCAGGTAGCGCAGGGCCGCCACCCCGGCGGCCATGGCCAAGGGGTTGCCGCCAAAGGTGGTGCCGTGGCCTCCCTTGGGCATGCTCCTCGCCACCTCCTCCCGCATCACCGCCGCCCCTATGGGCACCCCGCCCCCCAGGGCCTTGGCCAGGGTGAGGATGTCGGGCACCACCCCGTAGTGCTCAAAGGCGAAGCGCTTGCCCGTGCGGCCCATACCGGTTTGGATTTCGTCCAGGATAAAGAGGGCCCCCCTTTCCTGGGTTACCTCCCGGGCAGCTTCCAGGAACTCCCGGGTGGCGGGGCGTACCCCCCCCTCCCCCTGGACGGGCTCGAGGATCACCGCCGCTGTTT belongs to Thermus albus and includes:
- a CDS encoding GGDEF domain-containing protein, coding for MVAYWLGSLTLILFLGLFPPTAPWSERFLTPLVALIGGGILLGHRQKPFGLGLFFLGLGDLAWTLEDLSRLPRGLYLEFPYLIGYAALTWGLLWLPGKPPRLSLWLLPLGLLGMGSAFQPELSIDRLYMVWDALLLLLLLPRLEPIFQEGIGGRALWGAGFLLFLVADTAYGYLEATGGYPTGHPVHLLWTLGYLLLALGVLEERAGKASFLGQALALGGLFLMPASLLNDPSPWEARVLALYGGLVGGLGLLYANHLEWRRTEEKGLRWTRFLEALARLSPSVTQTLSPEALLRGALEATRHLLPTAVGLEVRGRRGLVGERTPHALTIPLSGDAAYLYLQGPLEEPIPPGFLSLLGERIRQVLRQVEWGTLALTDPLTGLLNRRGLEVELPKLLALARRYQAPLSVVMLDIDHFKRVNDTYGHPVGDEVLRLLGRILKASVRQEDLAVRYGGEEFLLFLYGAGREAAKEAVERIRYRFRSQKVDPIPYPLTLSAGIAGGEVPENEAQVEEWILKADYALLRAKETGRDRVTLA
- a CDS encoding [LysW]-lysine hydrolase, producing the protein MSANGLDPVEFLMGALKIPSPSGEERLVAEYLAEGMERLGLKAFVDEADNARGQVGHGPTQVVLLGHIDTVPGVVPVRLEGNKLFGRGAVDAKGPFVAMVFAAAGLSEEAKRHLTVHLVGATEEEAPSSKGARFVAPRLKPHYAIIGEPSGWEGITLGYKGRLLVRARREKDNFHSAHHEPNAAEELISYFVAIKAWAEAMNVGQKAFDQVQYTLRDFRIQPAELKQVAEMFFDLRLPPRLPPEEAIRHLSAYAPPTIELEFFGREVPYLGPKDTPLTRALRQGIRKAGGKPVFKLKTGTSDMNVLAPHWNVPMVAYGPGDSTLDHTPYEHVEVEEFLKGIEALREALEALAKTHAPPEKVG
- the lysJ gene encoding [LysW]-aminoadipate semialdehyde transaminase LysJ, whose protein sequence is MVKEVYEDWRTLLEAEKALDTGVYTKHDLLLVRGQGARVWDAEGNEYIDCVGGYGVANLGHANPEVVEAIKEQAETLLSMPQTLPTPMRGEFYRTLVGLLPQELNRVFPTNSGTEANEAAIKFAWAHTKRRKLVAAMRGFSGRTLGSLSVTWEPKYREPFMPLLGPVEFIPYNDVEALRRAVDEETAAVILEPVQGEGGVRPATREFLEAAREVTQERGALFILDEIQTGMGRTGKRFAFEHYGVVPDILTLAKALGGGVPIGAAVMREEVARSMPKGGHGTTFGGNPLAMAAGVAALRYLERTRLWERAAELGPWFMERLREIPSPKIREVRGLGLMVGLELKEKAAPYIERLEKEHRVLTLQAGPTVIRFLPPLVIEKADLERVVEAVRAALT